One window of the Sebastes umbrosus isolate fSebUmb1 chromosome 1, fSebUmb1.pri, whole genome shotgun sequence genome contains the following:
- the si:ch211-112f3.4 gene encoding EF-hand and coiled-coil domain-containing protein 1 — MERTALAPPRVQPSPRAVRKSAWLRSVLLHHHRPDPGAENEIIVLTTGIDQYLQEVFHHLAYTNQDDTVSAEDFTSLCSVLGLKRTGGDDEEDEEFMDVCSSLPDQLSFKDFHSRLCGYFRMRSVRKGTGESSPWRLPVTEDTELVERQIRLRWPRIRRRKCVSFDLERNRNGPGNRMNKGRTAEDRESDEVSALRELVEDLRSALQGSDARCLALEVALCRERSRTVPSGPLSSSTATVSSPTTSITLVQGKLVPTHRIKGAGGDAARRLARRRDIRDPLVRELKLIRSARDGQLEEAMRFNERLEEELRWAYQEVRKFHVVESALRKENAQIRRRAEEAREALSLGLQRVRMIQEQAQSVPQLQSRITQLEAELHQYRSCCTCIPDPAHQQIYPVGAADACSKTECLQRAVEGRAASDEEEEEDRGTREEGQCCLLEVKKHRLHGCGKGCQNHVVHRSHLHDTKLISSLKDSRGRCSLKGQNQEQPDGSREKEKRPEEEEDKTKLEEKLTDALTLLLQLRNKNVSRRFLWKIVMDTLDVCSRSGDGPSQVLQVADALCVRLSSRDLHGNGGDDEEKPLVPSSGCQTSGVNPLLISC; from the exons ATGGAGCGCACCGCATTGGCCCCGCCGCGCGTCCAGCCGTCTCCTCGAGCTGTGCGTAAAAGCGCTTGGCTCCGGAGCGTCCTGCTCCATCACCACCGACCTGATCCCGGCGCAGAGAACGAGATCATAGTCCTGACTACCGGAATAGACCAGTACCTGCAGGAGGTCTTCCACCACCTGGCTTACACCAACCAGGACGACACGGTGTCGGCGGAGGACTTCACCTCGCTGTGCTCCGTGTTGGGACTCAAGAGAACCGGAggagatgatgaggaggatgaagagttTATGGATGTGTGCTCCTCGCTGCCAGACCAGCTGTCCTTTAAAGACTTCCACTCGCGGCTCTGCGGGTATTTCCGTATGCGCAGCGTGCGTAAAGGCACCGGAGAGAGTTCTCCATGGCGCCTCCCGGTTACCGAGGACACCGAGCTGGTGGAGCGACAGATCCGGCTCCGGTGGCCGCGGATCAGACGGAGGAAATGTGTGAGTTTTGATCTGGAGAGGAACCGGAATGGACCCGGTAACCGGATGAATAAAGGTCGAACCGCAGAGGACCGAGAGTCAG atgAGGTATCAGCTCTGAGGGAGCTGGTGGAGGACCTCCGCTCGGCGCTGCAGGGTAGCGACGCTCGCTGCCTGGCCCTGGAGGTGGCCCTCTGTCGGGAGAGGAGCCGCACCGTCCCCTCCGGTCCTCTGTCCAGCTCCACCGCCACAGTCTCATCTCCCACAACGTCCATCACCCTCGTACAGGGCAAACTGGTACCAACACACAGAATCAAAGGTGCTGGAGGGGACGCGGCGAGGAGGTTGGCGAGGAGGCGGGACATAAGGGACCCCCTTGTGAGGGAGCTGAAGCTGATCCGCTCCGCCCGCGATGGGCAGCTGGAGGAGGCCATGAGATTCAACGAGcgtctggaggaggagctgcggTGGGCGTACCAGGAGGTGCGTAAGTTCCACGTGGTGGAGTCAGCCCTGAGGAAGGAGAACGCTCAGATCAG GAGGCGGGCGGAGGAGGCCAGGGAGGCTCTGAGTCTGGGGCTTCAGAGGGTCCGGATGATCCAGGAGCAGGCTCAGTCTGTACCGCAGCTCCAGTCCAGGATCACCCAGCTGGAGGCTGAACTGCACCAGTACAG ATCCTGCTGCACCTGCATCCCTGACCCCGCCCATCAACAGATTTACCCAGTTGGAGCAGCAGACGCTTGTAGCAAGACAG AGTGTCTGCAGAGAGCGGTGGAAGGGAGAGCTGcctctgatgaagaggaggaggaggacagagggacgAGGGAGGAAGGACAGTGCTGCCTGTTGGAGGTGAAGAAGCACCGACTGCACGGCTGTGGCAAAGG atGTCAGAACCATGTGGTCCATCGGAGTCACCTGCACGATACAAAGCTCATCAGCTCTTTAAAGgacagcagggggcgctgcagCCTGAAGGGACAAAACCAGGAGCAGCCGGATGgaagcagagaaaaagaaaag AGGcccgaggaagaggaggacaagaCGAAGCTGGAGGAGAAACTCACCGACGCtctcacactgctgctgcagttACGCAACAAg AACGTGTCCCGTAGGTTCCTGTGGAAGATCGTGATGGACACTCTGGACGTGTGCAGCCGGAGTGGAGACG GTCCTTCTCAGGTGCTGCAGGTAGCTGACGCCCTCTGCGTCCGGCTGTCCTCCCGGGATCTCCATGGAAACGGaggagatgatgaagagaaaCCGCTGGTTCCGTCTTCAGGGTGTCAAACCAGCGGCGTCAACCCGCTGCTCATCTCCTGTTAG